A DNA window from Maribellus comscasis contains the following coding sequences:
- a CDS encoding homocitrate synthase/isopropylmalate synthase family protein has protein sequence MKKPHLIDTTLRDGEQAPGVVFSLKEKVEVARRLDEIGIPELEIGTPAIGKNEQNDIRCLINQGFSFQSTCWARATKNDLEASLNCGAKRVNLSFPVSDVQLKAIGKSRSWVMDSIPEIMEFAADSFEFVAVGAQDASRADVEFLKEYISAVKYFGAKRIRIADTVGVMNPLSVQNLFSILAGTFPETDFEFHGHNDLGMATANHAVALTSGASSVSLTVNGLGERAGNAPLEEVIFALKYSYGINLDFNGKLLTELSAFVEKISGRKLPISKPVTGEMAFSHESGIHCRSLKENLLTYQPFNPEEIGKETIFVIGKHSGTGALTDFLAKRNIFLSKTETTDLVVKIKSLSTQLKRDLNFTEIQNLIQTKQFNFSV, from the coding sequence ATGAAAAAACCACATCTAATCGATACAACGTTACGCGACGGAGAGCAAGCACCAGGTGTGGTTTTTTCTTTGAAAGAAAAAGTCGAGGTTGCCCGCCGTTTAGATGAAATCGGAATTCCGGAACTTGAAATTGGAACTCCGGCAATTGGGAAAAACGAACAGAACGACATTCGTTGTCTTATTAATCAGGGATTTTCCTTTCAGTCAACTTGCTGGGCACGGGCTACAAAAAATGACTTGGAAGCTTCGTTAAACTGCGGTGCAAAACGTGTCAACCTTTCCTTTCCTGTTTCCGATGTTCAGTTGAAGGCCATCGGAAAATCAAGAAGTTGGGTAATGGATTCCATTCCTGAAATAATGGAATTTGCCGCCGACTCTTTTGAATTTGTTGCCGTTGGTGCGCAGGATGCTTCGCGTGCTGATGTTGAGTTTTTGAAAGAATACATTTCTGCTGTAAAATATTTTGGCGCCAAACGAATACGGATTGCCGACACCGTTGGTGTGATGAACCCGTTGAGCGTACAAAATCTTTTTAGTATTCTTGCGGGCACATTTCCTGAAACGGATTTTGAGTTTCACGGGCACAACGATTTGGGAATGGCAACAGCAAATCATGCAGTGGCATTAACTTCAGGTGCTTCTTCGGTAAGTTTAACCGTAAACGGACTTGGCGAACGCGCAGGAAACGCGCCTTTGGAAGAAGTTATTTTTGCCCTCAAATACTCGTATGGTATAAACCTGGATTTTAACGGAAAGCTTTTAACCGAACTCTCCGCCTTTGTCGAAAAAATTTCAGGACGGAAATTGCCCATTTCAAAACCGGTAACCGGCGAGATGGCCTTCTCGCACGAATCGGGCATTCATTGTCGCAGCCTGAAAGAAAACTTACTCACTTATCAACCTTTCAACCCGGAAGAAATCGGGAAGGAAACTATATTTGTTATCGGGAAACATTCCGGAACAGGAGCACTCACCGATTTCCTTGCTAAACGCAATATTTTTTTATCGAAAACCGAAACCACTGATTTGGTTGTAAAAATCAAATCGCTATCAACCCAATTAAAACGAGACCTGAACTTCACTGAAATTCAAAATTTAATTCAAACAAAACAATTTAATTTTTCAGTATGA
- a CDS encoding porin, with translation MKFKIMLTLLLVFFLKQLVFGEKPDEEKFKPTISPYLKVQFWNAYSEGIQSADGARTQERLASYFRRGRAGLKGNLLPEISYNLMVSFDYLAKDENLSTKGTANAGTFSIWSFYFTWKLNSENDWLNITGGYFLPHLSRESTNSPWSVSSLDKAETSCYLRQFVTGKTNGISPGINIGGMGKIGTPTLLYNLSCVNRQDKTSIQTESWSPVVLGHFMLNFGDDEFQKYKYTFSNNVLKKQKSATLGVGFSKQGETDAFESSSTIGADATIYLGGLKMDGEYYRLSRKNESKYNAECAMGRVGYNIFLKKNWILEPVAMYQVFKGDDNYSDASFFDGSDKITDLGVNLISKPKNIKVNLHYIFHDGDGTKNHYISDEETPGNYAVLGIQFTI, from the coding sequence ATGAAGTTTAAAATAATGCTAACCCTGTTGTTGGTTTTTTTTCTGAAACAACTTGTTTTTGGGGAAAAGCCCGATGAAGAAAAGTTTAAACCTACCATATCACCTTATTTAAAGGTACAGTTTTGGAATGCTTACAGCGAAGGAATTCAGTCGGCAGATGGAGCACGCACTCAAGAGCGTTTAGCTTCCTATTTCAGAAGGGGGCGTGCCGGATTAAAGGGGAATTTATTGCCTGAAATAAGTTACAATCTTATGGTGTCGTTTGATTATCTGGCAAAAGACGAAAACCTTTCTACCAAAGGAACTGCAAATGCCGGAACCTTTAGTATCTGGAGTTTTTATTTTACGTGGAAGTTAAATTCTGAAAACGATTGGCTGAATATTACAGGAGGTTATTTTTTGCCGCACTTGAGTCGCGAGTCAACAAATTCACCATGGAGTGTGAGTTCGCTCGATAAAGCCGAAACTTCGTGCTACCTCCGTCAGTTTGTAACGGGTAAAACCAATGGAATTTCCCCGGGAATAAACATCGGAGGAATGGGCAAAATTGGTACACCAACGTTATTATATAATTTGTCGTGTGTCAACCGGCAGGATAAAACAAGTATTCAGACAGAAAGCTGGTCGCCGGTGGTGCTGGGGCATTTTATGTTGAATTTTGGAGACGATGAATTTCAGAAGTATAAATACACTTTTTCAAATAATGTTTTAAAAAAACAAAAAAGTGCGACCTTGGGAGTTGGATTCTCAAAACAGGGAGAAACTGACGCATTTGAATCTTCTTCAACGATTGGCGCTGATGCAACCATTTATTTGGGAGGCCTGAAAATGGATGGTGAATATTACCGATTGTCCCGGAAAAATGAATCGAAATACAATGCAGAGTGTGCGATGGGACGAGTGGGCTATAATATTTTCCTCAAGAAGAATTGGATTTTGGAGCCTGTGGCCATGTATCAGGTTTTTAAAGGAGATGATAATTATTCTGATGCTTCTTTTTTTGACGGGAGCGACAAAATAACGGATCTCGGAGTTAACCTCATTTCAAAGCCAAAAAATATAAAGGTAAACCTGCATTATATATTTCACGATGGCGATGGAACAAAGAATCATTACATCAGCGATGAAGAAACACCTGGGAATTATGCTGTATTAGGAATTCAGTTCACAATATAA
- the modA gene encoding molybdate ABC transporter substrate-binding protein: MKYYIYIIVAAIFFAGCATKKKNAKSELVLFCAASLTDVISEITSDFEKKNNVEVKINFASSGTLARQIEHGATPVIFISANKKWLDYLNKLSFTIPETEKEIAGNSMVLIAPGSSSLEPVAYSSEMNLPELFEGRLSVGDPNHVPAGSYALQLLKSLGCEEELEPRFLPAKDVRSALMVVEMGEVEAGIVYKTDALKSGKVKIITEFPDSLHEPVNYYMTEIKGQKTDLSDNLYKFISSEEVLSVWGKYGFTH, encoded by the coding sequence ATGAAATACTATATATATATAATAGTAGCAGCGATTTTTTTTGCCGGCTGTGCAACCAAAAAAAAGAATGCAAAAAGCGAGTTGGTTTTGTTTTGTGCCGCCAGTTTAACCGATGTTATTTCGGAGATTACTTCTGATTTTGAAAAGAAGAACAATGTGGAAGTAAAAATCAATTTTGCTTCGTCAGGTACGCTGGCCAGGCAAATTGAACACGGAGCCACACCTGTTATTTTTATTTCGGCGAATAAAAAGTGGCTCGACTATCTGAATAAACTTTCATTTACTATTCCTGAAACAGAAAAGGAAATTGCCGGAAATTCTATGGTTTTAATTGCTCCCGGCTCAAGTTCTCTGGAACCGGTTGCTTATTCTTCTGAAATGAATTTACCGGAATTGTTTGAAGGACGGCTTTCGGTTGGCGACCCAAATCATGTGCCGGCCGGAAGTTATGCTTTGCAATTATTGAAAAGTTTAGGTTGCGAAGAAGAATTGGAACCGCGGTTTTTGCCAGCAAAAGATGTTCGTTCGGCATTGATGGTGGTTGAGATGGGAGAAGTTGAAGCCGGTATTGTATACAAAACCGATGCATTAAAGTCGGGGAAAGTAAAAATTATTACTGAGTTTCCCGATTCGCTGCATGAGCCTGTGAATTATTACATGACGGAAATAAAGGGGCAGAAAACCGATTTATCGGATAACTTATATAAATTTATCAGTTCGGAAGAAGTGCTTTCGGTTTGGGGGAAATACGGTTTTACGCATTAA